The proteins below come from a single Halostagnicola larsenii XH-48 genomic window:
- the larE gene encoding ATP-dependent sacrificial sulfur transferase LarE, with product MTTVEAKLEAARADLASRDGVLVAFSGGVDSSVVAAIAHDALGEDAVACTAKSETLPEAELEDARRVAAEIGIRHEIVSFSELESDDFVENDGDRCYHCRTMRLGEMLETAQRLGIGTVCDGTNADDPGAGHRPGLQAVEELDVVSPLLAHDITKAEVREIAERYDLSVADKPSMACLSSRIPTGLSVTEERLTRVEQAESLLRDWGFEQFRVRDHDGLARIEVAPDELEVALDPAFVEAARDAFSDIGFEHVTLDLHGYRTGSVSPEADGTDTSATDAGGTAADGADVDDGVSSVEN from the coding sequence ATGACTACGGTCGAGGCCAAACTCGAGGCCGCCCGCGCCGACCTCGCGAGCCGCGACGGCGTCCTGGTCGCTTTCTCCGGCGGCGTGGACTCGAGCGTCGTGGCCGCCATCGCACACGACGCGCTGGGCGAGGACGCCGTCGCCTGTACGGCAAAGAGCGAGACGCTTCCGGAGGCCGAACTCGAGGACGCGAGGCGGGTCGCAGCGGAGATCGGCATCCGCCACGAGATCGTCTCCTTCTCCGAACTCGAGAGCGACGACTTCGTCGAAAACGACGGCGACCGGTGCTATCACTGTCGAACGATGCGCCTCGGCGAGATGCTCGAGACGGCACAGCGACTCGGTATCGGAACCGTTTGTGACGGAACCAACGCCGACGACCCCGGTGCGGGACACCGACCGGGGCTGCAGGCGGTCGAGGAACTCGACGTCGTCTCGCCGCTTTTGGCCCACGATATCACGAAAGCCGAGGTCCGCGAGATCGCCGAGCGCTACGACCTCTCGGTCGCGGACAAACCGTCGATGGCCTGTCTCTCCTCTCGGATCCCGACCGGACTCTCCGTGACCGAGGAGCGACTCACCCGCGTCGAGCAAGCCGAGTCCCTCCTCCGCGACTGGGGATTCGAACAGTTTCGCGTGCGCGACCACGACGGCCTCGCGCGCATCGAGGTCGCACCCGACGAACTCGAGGTCGCCCTCGACCCGGCCTTCGTCGAAGCCGCGCGCGACGCGTTCTCGGATATCGGCTTCGAGCACGTCACTCTCGATCTCCACGGCTACCGGACCGGTAGCGTAAGTCCCGAAGCCGACGGCACAGATACCAGCGCCACAGATGCCGGCGGCACGGCGGCCGACGGAGCGGATGTCGATGACGGCGTCTCGAGTGTCGAGAACTAA
- a CDS encoding PH domain-containing protein — protein sequence MAFGSTPDWFHLSDEHDIVWESRPHPIAMGTGLPVGIIVTLVGIVIVGWSTTTETAVFLAVGFVLAIVGISLVLVRYLGWTNTRYVITTAELYKKHGVVSRDVTQFRLERIQNISLEQDAVGRVLGYGNLTVYTAGSGDPELTFERVPRPEQASSLLSDQLEDVSEREETKQQQP from the coding sequence ATGGCCTTCGGCTCCACGCCGGACTGGTTTCACCTGAGCGACGAGCACGACATCGTCTGGGAGAGTCGCCCGCATCCGATCGCGATGGGAACCGGGCTTCCGGTCGGCATCATCGTCACGCTCGTCGGAATCGTCATCGTCGGCTGGAGTACGACGACCGAGACGGCCGTGTTTCTTGCGGTCGGCTTCGTGCTCGCCATCGTCGGCATCTCGCTCGTTCTCGTTCGATACCTGGGCTGGACGAACACCCGGTACGTCATCACCACCGCCGAACTCTACAAGAAACACGGCGTCGTCTCGAGGGACGTCACCCAGTTTCGACTCGAGCGCATCCAGAACATCAGTCTCGAGCAGGACGCGGTTGGCCGGGTGCTGGGATACGGGAATCTAACGGTCTACACCGCCGGGTCGGGCGATCCGGAGCTCACCTTCGAGCGCGTCCCCAGACCGGAACAGGCCAGTAGCCTGCTGAGCGATCAACTCGAGGACGTTTCCGAGCGAGAAGAGACCAAACAGCAACAGCCCTGA
- a CDS encoding DEAD/DEAH box helicase: MEVAEVLPEFADAFAFEEFNRMQREALPALLEREENVVASAPTASGKTALAELAICKSLADGGTALFIAPMRALTNEKEDDWDRFEELGYSVYVVTGERDLNPRRARRADILVMTPEKLDSATRKHDSRRYDFVTDIDVCVIDEVHLLDADRRGSVLEVTISRLRRLCEPRIVALSATMPNVEDVAAWLDASAETTFEFDEEYRPVDLNAGVKTYTHGENAFADKYRRLYRALDLAEPHLREDGQALVFVSSRQDTVRAAEKARDEIAERDVPMGARGDYDFHTDAQELENDTLRNSVLDGVAFHHAGLSKNDRDLVEEWFKEGIVELLFSTSTLAWGVNLPARCVIIRDTKLHDPLEGEVDMSPLDVLQMLGRAGRPGYDDVGYGWVVCDATEADKYRQLLKDGKEIESRLAESLETHLNAEIAMGTITDLEDVMDWLETTFYYVRGQSRPEEYDFPNLRQRVRDCLERLVERGFVETGEDLSIEATPRGVLASKYYLRLETAARFASLTERESIETADVLETVAGAVEFDSVSARQSERDAINAVLVGQKTDDLEAGQRKVLAILRGAASGSTPSELRSDAWVIRRNATRLLSALQAFLERFSGPHEANLARRVEARIENGVADDAVGLTAIDGVGPGRASKLAKEGHSTPGDIVEAGIDGLVSAGLSEGVAERVYEGAQSLPAVELEWGRFPDEIATGENDACEVTVRNVGEPAQAGIRVTVNGVEMTKTSTYLRGEETVPVGVFGANADELEFTVSVAFPELPLVPQRESRTVDVV; the protein is encoded by the coding sequence ATGGAGGTCGCCGAGGTGCTGCCGGAGTTCGCCGACGCGTTCGCGTTCGAGGAGTTCAACCGAATGCAACGCGAGGCCCTGCCCGCCCTGCTCGAGCGCGAGGAGAACGTCGTTGCGAGCGCGCCGACCGCGTCAGGGAAGACCGCGCTCGCGGAACTGGCGATCTGCAAATCGCTCGCCGACGGCGGCACGGCGCTGTTTATCGCCCCGATGCGGGCGCTGACGAACGAGAAAGAAGACGACTGGGACCGCTTCGAGGAGCTCGGGTACTCCGTGTACGTCGTCACTGGCGAACGCGATCTGAACCCGCGGCGCGCACGGCGCGCGGACATCCTCGTGATGACTCCCGAAAAGCTCGATTCGGCGACCCGAAAACACGACTCGAGACGCTACGACTTCGTCACGGACATCGACGTCTGCGTGATCGACGAGGTACACCTGCTCGACGCCGACCGGCGAGGATCGGTCCTCGAGGTGACGATTTCGCGATTGCGACGGCTCTGTGAACCGCGAATCGTCGCGCTTTCTGCGACGATGCCGAACGTCGAAGACGTCGCGGCGTGGCTCGACGCGAGCGCCGAGACGACCTTCGAGTTCGACGAGGAGTACCGCCCCGTCGATCTCAACGCGGGCGTGAAAACCTACACGCACGGCGAGAACGCGTTCGCGGACAAGTACCGACGACTGTACCGGGCGCTCGACCTCGCCGAACCGCACCTGCGCGAAGACGGGCAAGCGCTGGTGTTCGTCTCCTCGAGACAGGATACGGTTCGCGCCGCGGAGAAAGCCAGAGACGAGATCGCCGAACGCGACGTGCCGATGGGAGCCCGCGGGGACTACGACTTTCACACTGACGCACAGGAACTCGAGAACGACACGCTTCGAAACTCCGTCCTCGACGGGGTCGCGTTCCACCACGCGGGGCTCTCGAAGAACGATCGGGACCTCGTCGAGGAGTGGTTCAAGGAGGGCATCGTCGAACTGCTCTTTTCGACCTCGACGCTGGCCTGGGGCGTGAACCTGCCCGCCCGCTGTGTCATTATTCGGGACACGAAACTCCACGACCCGCTCGAGGGCGAGGTCGACATGAGCCCGCTCGACGTCCTCCAGATGCTCGGACGAGCGGGACGGCCCGGCTACGACGACGTCGGGTACGGCTGGGTCGTCTGCGACGCCACGGAGGCTGACAAGTACAGACAGTTGCTCAAAGACGGCAAGGAGATCGAGTCCCGACTCGCCGAGAGCTTAGAAACCCACCTCAACGCCGAGATCGCGATGGGGACGATCACGGATCTCGAGGACGTGATGGACTGGCTCGAGACGACGTTTTACTACGTCCGCGGGCAGTCACGCCCCGAGGAGTACGACTTCCCGAACCTCCGACAGCGGGTTCGGGACTGTCTCGAGCGCCTGGTCGAACGCGGGTTCGTCGAGACGGGCGAGGACCTCTCGATCGAGGCGACGCCGCGGGGCGTGCTCGCCTCGAAGTACTACCTGCGACTCGAGACGGCTGCCAGGTTCGCCTCGCTGACCGAGCGAGAGTCGATCGAGACCGCGGACGTACTCGAGACCGTCGCCGGCGCGGTCGAGTTCGATTCGGTCTCGGCGCGCCAGTCCGAACGCGACGCGATCAACGCCGTGTTGGTCGGCCAGAAGACCGACGACTTAGAGGCGGGCCAGCGGAAGGTGCTCGCGATTCTCCGGGGCGCTGCGAGCGGATCGACGCCGAGCGAGCTCCGGAGCGACGCGTGGGTCATCCGCCGGAACGCGACCCGCCTCCTCTCGGCGCTGCAGGCGTTTCTCGAGCGGTTTTCGGGGCCGCACGAGGCGAACCTCGCCCGGCGGGTCGAAGCCCGAATCGAAAACGGCGTCGCCGACGACGCGGTCGGGCTCACGGCCATCGACGGGGTCGGTCCCGGCCGCGCGAGCAAACTCGCGAAGGAGGGCCACTCGACGCCAGGCGACATCGTCGAGGCGGGAATCGACGGACTCGTTTCGGCGGGCCTCTCGGAGGGCGTCGCCGAGCGGGTCTACGAGGGCGCACAGTCGCTTCCCGCCGTCGAACTCGAGTGGGGTCGGTTCCCCGACGAGATCGCCACCGGCGAGAACGACGCCTGCGAGGTGACGGTTCGAAACGTCGGCGAACCCGCGCAGGCTGGCATCCGCGTCACGGTGAACGGCGTCGAGATGACGAAGACGAGCACGTACCTCCGAGGCGAGGAGACCGTCCCCGTCGGCGTCTTCGGTGCCAACGCGGACGAACTCGAGTTTACGGTCAGCGTCGCGTTCCCCGAACTGCCGCTCGTTCCCCAGCGAGAATCGAGGACGGTCGACGTCGTCTAG
- a CDS encoding KH domain-containing protein yields the protein MQHVKIPQDRIGVLIGEGGETMREIEAAAEVRLDIDSENGSVAVDTVGDPVKGLKGPEIVRAIGRGFPPEDALRLLDDDMMLFDVVDIDAASRNKNDLKRKKGRLIGENGRTRELMEELSGASVVIYGSTLGVIGSPPEVDAVRTAAEMLLDGAPHGAVYSFLEERHNEMKHQGMQYHEYPGGKS from the coding sequence ATGCAGCACGTGAAGATTCCGCAGGACCGTATCGGCGTTCTCATCGGAGAAGGCGGCGAGACGATGCGAGAGATCGAAGCGGCGGCCGAGGTTCGGCTGGATATCGATTCCGAAAACGGTTCGGTCGCCGTCGATACCGTCGGCGATCCAGTCAAGGGGCTCAAAGGTCCCGAAATCGTTCGCGCGATCGGTCGCGGGTTCCCGCCGGAGGATGCGCTTCGATTGCTCGACGACGACATGATGCTGTTCGACGTCGTCGACATCGACGCCGCCTCGCGCAACAAAAACGACCTGAAACGCAAGAAGGGGCGACTGATCGGCGAAAACGGCCGCACTCGAGAGCTTATGGAAGAACTCTCGGGCGCGTCGGTCGTCATCTACGGTTCGACGCTGGGCGTCATCGGCTCCCCGCCGGAAGTCGACGCCGTCCGAACCGCAGCAGAGATGCTGCTAGACGGCGCGCCACACGGCGCGGTCTACTCGTTCCTCGAGGAACGACACAACGAGATGAAACACCAGGGAATGCAGTACCACGAGTATCCCGGCGGCAAGTCGTGA
- the thsA gene encoding thermosome subunit alpha has product MGNQPLIVLSEDSQRTSGKDAQSMNITAGKAVAESVRTTLGPKGMDKMLVDSTGSVVVTNDGVTILSEMDIDHPAANMIVEVAQTQEDEVGDGTTSAVVVSGELLKRAEELLDQDIHATTLAQGYRQAAEKATEALEDIAIDVDEDDTEVLEQIASTAMTGKGAENARDLLSALVVQAVQTVADDDGIDTDNIKVEKVIGGSIENSELVEGVIVDKERVSDNMPYFAEDANVAIVDGALEVKETEIDAEVNVTDPDQLQEFMEQEEAQLEEMATQLADVGADVVFVDGGIDDMAQHYLAQEGIIAVRRVKSSDQSQLARATGATPVTTVDDLTEDDLGFAGSVAQKDIAGDQRIFVEDVDDAKAVTLILRGGTEHVIDEVDRAIEDSLGVVRTTVEDGKVVAGGGAPETELSLALRDHADSVGGREQLAIEAFADALEVVPRTLAENAGLDPIDSLVELRSAHDGGDTAAGLDAYTGDTIDMDAEGVYEPLRVKTQAIESATEAAVMLLRIDDVIAAGELKGGSPDDDDDDEMPAGGPGGPGGMGGGMGGMGGGMGGMM; this is encoded by the coding sequence ATGGGCAACCAGCCGCTAATCGTACTTTCGGAGGACAGCCAGCGTACCTCCGGAAAAGACGCACAGTCGATGAACATCACGGCCGGGAAAGCCGTCGCGGAATCGGTCCGCACGACGCTCGGACCGAAAGGGATGGACAAGATGCTCGTCGACTCGACGGGCTCGGTCGTCGTCACCAACGACGGCGTCACCATCCTCTCGGAGATGGACATCGATCACCCGGCGGCCAACATGATCGTCGAGGTCGCCCAGACGCAAGAAGACGAAGTCGGCGACGGCACCACCTCCGCCGTCGTCGTCTCTGGCGAACTCCTCAAACGCGCCGAGGAGCTCCTCGACCAGGACATCCACGCGACGACGCTCGCACAGGGGTATCGTCAGGCCGCCGAGAAAGCGACCGAAGCCCTCGAGGACATCGCCATCGATGTCGACGAGGACGATACAGAGGTACTCGAGCAGATCGCCTCGACAGCGATGACAGGAAAGGGCGCAGAGAACGCTCGAGACCTGCTCTCGGCGCTCGTCGTGCAGGCCGTCCAGACGGTCGCCGACGATGACGGCATCGACACGGACAACATCAAAGTCGAGAAGGTCATCGGCGGTTCGATCGAGAACTCCGAACTCGTCGAGGGCGTCATCGTCGACAAGGAGCGCGTCTCCGACAACATGCCGTACTTCGCGGAAGACGCCAACGTCGCGATCGTCGACGGCGCACTCGAGGTCAAAGAGACCGAAATCGACGCCGAAGTCAACGTCACCGATCCGGATCAGCTCCAGGAGTTCATGGAGCAAGAAGAAGCACAGCTCGAGGAGATGGCCACGCAGCTCGCAGACGTCGGCGCGGACGTCGTCTTCGTCGACGGCGGCATCGACGACATGGCCCAGCACTACCTCGCACAGGAGGGCATCATCGCGGTCCGTCGCGTCAAATCCAGCGACCAGAGCCAGCTGGCCCGCGCGACCGGCGCGACGCCCGTGACGACCGTCGACGACCTGACCGAGGACGACCTCGGCTTCGCCGGCAGCGTCGCACAGAAGGACATCGCCGGCGACCAGCGCATCTTCGTCGAGGACGTCGACGACGCGAAGGCCGTCACCCTGATCCTCCGCGGCGGCACCGAACACGTCATCGACGAAGTCGACCGAGCGATCGAGGACTCGCTGGGCGTCGTGCGAACGACAGTCGAGGACGGGAAGGTTGTCGCAGGCGGCGGCGCACCCGAAACCGAGCTCTCGCTCGCGCTCCGCGACCACGCCGATTCCGTCGGCGGTCGCGAGCAACTGGCCATCGAAGCCTTCGCGGACGCCCTCGAGGTCGTGCCACGCACGCTGGCCGAGAACGCCGGACTCGACCCCATCGACTCGCTCGTCGAACTGCGCAGCGCACACGACGGCGGCGACACGGCCGCCGGCCTCGACGCCTACACCGGCGACACCATCGACATGGACGCCGAGGGCGTCTACGAGCCGCTTCGCGTGAAGACGCAGGCGATCGAATCCGCGACCGAAGCCGCGGTCATGCTGCTTCGCATCGACGACGTCATCGCCGCTGGCGAACTCAAAGGCGGTTCGCCGGACGACGACGATGACGACGAGATGCCGGCCGGCGGCCCAGGCGGCCCAGGCGGAATGGGCGGCGGCATGGGCGGCATGGGCGGTGGCATGGGCGGCATGATGTAG
- a CDS encoding DoxX family protein has product MATSNALERTGTRWNPVVLRLALGIVFVVSGLGKVLGIGPKASGIAGFTDTLAGLGLPFPTLFAWIVGLVELAGGVLLLAGLFTRYAAGLLAVIMAVATVLVHLPYGFVAGDGGIEYTLVLTLVSLSLVLSGPGACSLERYLFDEELFVPADSSRRQQTG; this is encoded by the coding sequence ATGGCGACTAGTAATGCCCTCGAGCGAACCGGCACGCGGTGGAATCCCGTCGTCCTTCGGCTGGCGCTGGGAATCGTCTTCGTCGTCTCCGGACTCGGAAAAGTACTCGGTATCGGCCCGAAAGCCAGCGGAATCGCCGGATTCACCGACACCCTCGCAGGACTCGGCCTTCCCTTCCCGACGCTGTTCGCGTGGATCGTCGGACTCGTCGAACTGGCAGGCGGTGTCTTGCTCCTGGCTGGACTGTTCACCAGATACGCAGCGGGGCTCCTCGCCGTGATCATGGCCGTCGCGACCGTCCTCGTCCACCTTCCCTATGGGTTCGTCGCCGGCGACGGCGGCATCGAGTACACGCTCGTCCTGACGCTCGTCTCGCTATCGCTCGTTCTGAGCGGGCCGGGCGCGTGCTCGCTCGAGCGATACCTCTTCGACGAGGAACTGTTCGTTCCGGCGGACTCGAGCCGTCGGCAACAGACCGGCTGA
- a CDS encoding ornithine cyclodeaminase family protein: MHTLLLDSEAVDENARMTDVVRAVEDAFVAYERGDAQMPAKSYIDLPQYNGDFRSMPAYLETDEWDAAGLKWVNVHPDNPRDHDLPTVLGTMIYSDPETAFPLAIMDGAELTMKRTGAAAAVATDYLAREDASSLGIVGAGVQSYTQLEAIAAVRPIEEVVVSDLDEARLERFIETFEDGFDIRSGSISEAGHCDVLSTVTPVEDPIVSIDDVGEHTHINAIGADAAGKHELTDDLLQSATVVIDDHEQCTHSGEINVPYAAGVLTDADIHAEIGEIVTGAVSGRTDETGVTVFDSTGLAIQDVAAAHVVYENALEDEDGYEFSMIDA, translated from the coding sequence ATGCACACGCTACTTCTCGACAGCGAAGCCGTCGACGAGAACGCGCGGATGACCGATGTCGTTCGAGCGGTCGAAGACGCCTTCGTAGCCTACGAGCGCGGCGACGCACAGATGCCCGCCAAATCCTACATCGATCTCCCGCAGTACAACGGCGACTTCCGGTCGATGCCGGCCTATCTCGAGACCGACGAGTGGGACGCCGCCGGCCTCAAGTGGGTCAACGTCCACCCGGACAACCCGCGGGATCACGACCTGCCGACCGTCCTCGGGACGATGATCTACTCCGACCCCGAGACCGCGTTCCCGCTGGCGATCATGGACGGGGCCGAACTGACGATGAAACGGACCGGCGCGGCCGCGGCCGTCGCGACGGACTATCTCGCGCGCGAGGACGCCTCGAGTCTGGGCATCGTCGGGGCGGGTGTGCAGTCGTACACGCAACTCGAGGCGATCGCGGCCGTCCGGCCGATCGAGGAAGTCGTCGTGTCGGACCTCGACGAGGCGCGTCTCGAACGATTCATCGAAACGTTCGAAGACGGGTTCGACATCCGGAGCGGGTCGATTTCCGAAGCGGGCCACTGCGACGTGCTCTCGACGGTGACGCCAGTCGAGGACCCGATCGTCAGCATCGACGATGTCGGCGAACACACCCATATCAACGCGATCGGGGCCGACGCCGCGGGCAAACACGAACTCACGGACGATCTTCTGCAGTCGGCGACGGTCGTCATCGACGACCACGAGCAGTGTACCCACTCCGGAGAGATCAACGTGCCCTACGCCGCGGGCGTCCTGACGGACGCGGACATCCACGCCGAAATCGGCGAAATAGTCACCGGCGCGGTATCGGGGCGAACCGATGAGACCGGCGTGACCGTTTTCGACTCCACCGGCCTCGCGATTCAGGACGTTGCGGCTGCCCACGTCGTCTACGAGAACGCGCTCGAAGACGAGGACGGGTACGAGTTCAGCATGATCGACGCCTGA